The genomic DNA TCTCCCCACTTGAAGTAAAAGGGGGATCCAGAATGGGGACAGGATGGCAGTTGCTACACTGGAGAGGGCTTTGTGTTGAGGTCTTGGTCCTGAGAGTCAGGGATGGTTTTGTGCAGGGAAAGGGCAAGGAAGGGTCCCAGGAACTGAGATGGGTGGATAAGAGTGGGCCAAAAGACGAGTGCCGGACAGAGCCAACTCTTTCTTTTTGCTGGCCCACCAGATGATGTTCCCTAAGTACCTGGGCCAGCCGGTAGCCCCTGAGACGTTGGCAGCCACTTTGGCTGAACTGGACAGGTGCCTGCAGATGCTGGAGGACAAGTTCCTGCAGAACCAGGCCTTCCTCACGGGATCCCATATCTCCGTGGCTGACTTGGTGGCCGTCACGGAGCTGATGCATGTGAGTGCTGTGACCTGATGGGTGATGGAGAGTCCTGGGAGGGGGAGCCCTGGCTCATGCCGACTCTTCTGCCTGTAGGGCCTTGGATAAGTCACTTCTCCTGCTGAACCGTAGTCGTCTTCATCTATAAagtgaatttaaatttttttttgtttgtttgttttttttttttttgtttttgtttttcgagacagggtttctctgtgtagctttggagcctatcctggcattcgctctggagaccaggctggcctcgaactcacagagatccgcctgcctctgcctccagagtgctgggattaaaggcgtgcaccaccaacgcccggatgaattttaaaatgctttattagaTTATATTTAATCACACGTAACAACGGTGTTAGGAATAAATCGTCACAGGTTAGGCATACAGTGGAACGGGTTGAGACCGCATGTGGCAGGTCCCCGGTCCCGCAGTGGGTGATGGACGGTGGGTGGATGGGGAAACAGGGACCTGTTGACgtgactcatattgaaagttttattgagggggaggtaagaaaataagggaaggaaagagagaaagggtacagagacacagagacagaagagaaaggggaacgggaaaagagaggagagtcAGGGTACAAACACCTGCCGTGGGCAGGCGCGTGAGAGGTGGGGCCAagtttgcctggattacaacaaaTGGGTTTCGTTTTGACactttcatacatgcacataatgtattttaatcatagtcACCCCTTTGCCATCTCTTGCCCCCCTCCTGCTGATCTGTCACTAGCTTCCATTCTACTAtcacattggtgtgtgtgtgtgtgtgtgtgtgtgtgtgtgtgtgtgtgtgtgtttgagtgagtTTCATCAAGGTTGCTTATAGGAGGGTGGGTGAGGATTTGTTCACAAAAGCATGGGTACCTTACCAGTGGCCACTGAAGAAAACGTCACCCTTTCCCAACAGCCATTACCCTCAGAGAGGGGTGAGACCCTAAGTGTCCTTCGATGCTCCATGACAGGATGCTAATGGACCCAATCATATGTGGATGCTATGCCATTCCATTCCCGGAAGTCAGTGTTCCACGACTCCTGTTCCTTTTCTTTGGGCTCTTACATCCTTTCCACTTCTTCAGCCTTGGGAGAGGGTGACAGAAGATGCCCGATTTATGGCCGACCTTTTGACTGATTCTTAGCATCATCAAGCAAATCCTTTAAGTTCTTTCTGTGGAGGCACTGAGAGGCACCTCACACATGATGGAGGAGGGGCGACGATGCAGTGGGGGAATACGGAAACAGGTTGTGCTGCCTTGTAGATGGCAGAACTTAGCCTCTCTACTTGACTTCTTCTCCCTACAGCCTGTCAGTGCTGGCTGCAAAATCTTCGAGAGCCGACCCAAACTGGCTGCGTGGCGTCAGCGTGTGGAAGCTGTGGTGGGGGAGAAACTCTTCCAGGAGGCCCATGCAGTTGTCCTGAAGGCCAAGGATATGCCTCCCTTGATGGACCCTACCTTGAAGGAGAAACTGAAGCTTTCCCTTCAGTGTCTGTTGCATTGAGGGAGCAGCCCGAGCCTGTGGCGCCATCAAGGGAAACGCTGGGCTGTGCAAGTGACGAGCGGGGGCAGAATGTGTCTTTGGCTGTCACCAGGACATGAAGTCTCTGGTCTACAATTTCCTTTATGCATCACCAGTGCTCCTTCTGTGTCCCCACATCAGATCTTACCTGACCTCTAGAGAGAGCTACAGGAAAACACTTGGAAACTACCAGGCCGTGTTCCCAGTCTCTAAGGTGGCTGCATTCTTCTCAGGCCCCTGCCCTGCTCTCacactgaccccccccccccgcaccacACTTGTGTTCTTTGCCTAGTGCCCTTCCTCTATTTTTGACATTTGTCACCCTGTGACCCCTCTGGGTTCCTCATTCCTAGTGCAGGGTTGAGCACATGTCACAGATAGGGAGTGACTAGTGAAAGGCCTTTGTCCTCTGGGTCTCTCTCCTCCATCTGGGGTGATGTTGCCTGCCATAGACAGGGTACAGGGCTGGTTCACGAAGTCCCTTGCAGGGGTGAAGTTTCTGGCAATGCCCTGACTTTCCAAATTCTGCCAAGCAGTGTTGCTTGCTCCAAGTCTTCTAACCCTGACTGGTATCTTCTGTGTGTCTCCTGCTCCAAATTGTCAAGCTTCTTAATCTTGTGCCATAGGACCTCTGGTATGCCCATTTCCTAATAAATTGCTCACAGAACAACAAGAGTGATGATAGTGTTTCTTAGcccattttgtttcctttagtgtgccctggccgtcctggaacactctctagactaggctggcctggaactcagagatccacctgcctatgcctccctcctaggtgctgggattaaaggagtaaaCCACCCCGGCCCGGCCAGGTTGCCTTGTTAAATGACTCTGCTACCCTCTGGTGGACAATGATTCATTATTCACAAAGGAGGCTACAAAATCAGTTATCTTAGGTGGAGATGCCGTTGCCCTAGGGTCTTGCCCAGGCATACCTCATTCACAGGTGATGCCTGGCTTCAAGATTGTTGAAAAGAAGTGCAGTTCCCATATTGAATTTGAAATAATCACAATCACTCAAGAAACTTTAAGCCAGCCTGGCGGTGTGAAGTCTCCCTACAGAAATGTATGCGTTAGGAGGGTTTAGCTGGGACACTAAGAGGAAAACAGAGCCCCCTGCTGCCTGGGAGGGCCAAAGACCATGAAGCTAGGACTTGGGTAATTTGGAGCCAGCACACGTGACAGCAGAAGAGGCGGGGCCCTGGTAGCCAGTCCAGTAGCGCCGATGCTGCCTGACCAATGAGAAGCTTAGCTGTAACGTCACGCCCCACACCACGCCCCGTGCCCCTTTTCTGGAACCTCTGCGGGCTCCGGCAGCTCTCGGTGCAGTAGCAGCTTTGCGATCCTTCTCGCcccctcaagaaaaaaaaaaaaaatgccattcgTTGAGTTGGAAACGAACTTGCCAGCAAGCCGCGTGCCCGCTGGGCTAGAGAAACGGCTGTGTGCGGCCACCGCCTCCATCCTGGACAAGCCCGAAGACGTGAGCTAGGGCCGGGGAGTCCCGGGTGCGCGCAAGTTGTGGGCTAGGGGTCAGACTTCCCAATGACCTTTACTCTTATCCCCAGAGACCCCACCCTCCTGCTAACCTCTGACCTAACGCGTCCCATCCTCCTCCCCAGGTCTCTTCCTGGCGGCCCCTCCCAGGCATGACCCTGACGTGACTGGCTTCCAGGGTTCCTGCCCAAGTGCCCCAAACCCTCATCTCTCAGACCCCCGCGTTAAGACTTTGGTGCGCCGGTTCCAGGACGCCAGCCCGGCCTGCCTGAGCTTGCGGAATTTAACTTTTATGTTCCCCGCAGCGCGTGAGCGTTACGTTACGACCTGGCATGACCATATTGATGAACGGATCCACAGAGCCCTGTGTCCAGCTTATGATCTCTTCCATCGGTGTTGTGGGCACCGCAGAGCAGAACCGCAACCACAGCTCCCGCTTCTTCGAGTTCCTCACCAAGGAGCTGGCCCTGGACCAGGACCGGTAAGTAGGACTAGTGAGGGAATTTACTTGAGACTGCTAGAGCAGTGACCCTGACCCCGGGCCTGCTGAAtgaggttgggggtgggaaagAATACATTATCTTCTGGTTCCAGAAAGCACCCCAGGACCTAGTGCAAGGAGATGCATCTGCTCCTTAGGCACTGGAACGGTGGGTCTGTGATCAGAATGATTGCAAGATTTTGATTCCTTCGAAGATCTGCAGCCATCCCTGTAAGCCCCGAGTAAGGATGGCTCGGGAAACCCCAGTGTTTCCGAGAATGTGCTTAGGTACCCTCAGAACCACTGAGATGATGGCCTCCGTTCTGTCTCTGAACCAGCGTGTCTGGTTTTCAGGGAGAACTTTTCCAGAGGTTATGTCCTCAGGCAAAGACCTTTGGACTAGATAAGGCTCCAGGAGAGCCACCGGGTAGCTAGCTACAAGACCATTGGCCCAGATAGCTAAACTTAATCTGAGGGCTACCACGTCTAAGAGATCCCACCATACATCTTATTTGTAGCCTTCTCTTCCATAAAAGCAGTGGATCAGGCTGAATGACTCCTCCACCTTCAGTGGAGACGACACAGTACTTTTTAACAGTAGCGCTCTCATTCTCGACATGTGCCGGGGTCTCTACACCATTATCCCGTTTGATCCTTACAAGGGCTTTCCAGGGTCTTCGTGTGCAGATTTGGTATCTTCATGAGGTAGATAACTGCCTTAGATGAACTTTACTGATGGGAACCTGAGGGTGTCAGCCATGTGCACAGCCCCCCCCATTCCCCTCACACCCCCGCCAGactatcactttttttttattccttctccttcgccttcttccttcttccttctgatttatttatttattatgtgtacagtgttcggcctgcatgtctgcctgcaggtcagaagagggcaccaaatctcattacaaatggtcgtgagtcaccatgtggttgctgggaactgaactcaggacctttggaaaagcaggcagtgctcttaactactgagccatctctccagcccacttttttttttttttaatctctgtggTTGATGGATCGTTTATTCCATAGATTTGAATCAGGGTTGCCCTTCGACTGGCTTTGAGCTGGACTTTGGTTAAAAACTAAATGGTCAGTGCCCTGGGCATGTCCATAGGAGCTTAGAGTTAGTAGGACTGTCCCTCTCAGCCCATATACACCTGGCATATGCAACTGTGCACAAAATACACTGACGTATACTTACCATTGTGTTATGTCTGTCCTGGGCCTATGTACAGCCACCATCTTGCACCTGACCGTCTCAGTGCAAGGATCATTAACTGGGATGGGCAGATTGGTAAAATACTCTATGGGCTGATATGGACTGGCCTGAGATCTTACCTTGGCATGTCTCCAGGGACTTTGGCAGAGTTTGCCAAggaattgactttttttttttttggtttttcgagacaaggtttctctgtgtagctttggagcctatcctggcacttgctctggagaccaggctggcctcgaactcacagagatctgcctgcctctgcctctgcctcccgagtgctgggattaaaggcgtgtgccaccaacttccGGCTGAcatctctttttctgcttcctaaaGGATAATCATCCGCTTCATCCCCTTGGAGCCCTGGCAGATTGGAAAGAAAGGAACTGTCATGACGTTTCTGTGATTGAAACCAAGAATCCAGGGCATTTGCTGAGCCTACCCAGGGCCCTTCTAGAGAGGCCTCCTGGCAGAGTTGTGGTCCGGTAGATACCACTGCCAAATACCtcttttgcatatatgtctgtggcTTCACTGCACACTTTTTTCTTCCCCAGCCTCATGAGTAAATatgaaatcaaataaacaaagaggATATAACCCCAAACATGACTTCTTTGCTTCTGTAATCCCCTCTTTGTCGTTCTGGACACTCTAGAGGGTGTGATTTGTTCATGAGGGCAAAGGATGGGGTGTTTCTGTTCATggggctgctgttttgtgtttgctGAAATCTGGGGTTCAGGCTTTGGCCTCAAAGGGCTGCTCTCCACATCCATGTGCAGACCATTGGGGACATGAGAGCAACTGGTCTGACCTGATGTAAAGAGAACCCTTACCTTGGCCTGGGCTATCCCTGTTGACTGATGAACTGGGTCTGGAGAATAAGGCTGGCTGCATTTCAGGGACCATCCCTAGGGCTTCACTGTGTACCTTGATTCTTGTTGATATTGTGCACTTTGCAGAAGCCATGCCAAGTGTGGGAAATGTCGTATCTGCTAGCATGCCAAAGTATGGAGTTGTGATTCCTTCCACTAGAAATGGAACAGCCTCTGTTCCCACTCTCTATCTACATGGCTTTGTGTTTTATACTCTATAGGTGGGATGAGGAGCCCAAAGGAAGTCTCCTCCACCTTTTCCTTTCCATATGTTCTGTGCAGAGCCTACAGCTTATAACCCATAGATACCCCTGCATAGTTAGATGGCTGGTCATCCTCATCTTTAGATACCAGTGGAACATCACAttaagctttttgttttgtaagcTAATAATCTTAGTTTCCAGTGGTATTTTCCTAGGTCTCCTGTTTGTGAGTGACAATGCTGGGACCTCTTATTAAAAGCTCAACCCTGGAGACCCTTCTATCTCCCTTGTATTTTATTTCCCAGAGTTGGGTGAGGAAGCTACTGATGTGTAGTGCAAGATGAGAGCAGCTGGCTGAGTGATGCTGAACATGGTGCAGCTTATAGGGTTTGCAGAAGCATTGACCATAGATGTGGGAGATAATGGGAGACAAAGTCAGCCTCCAGGTTTGTCGCTGATGGTGACAGTATCCTTTACTGAGACCATACAATACCTCTGGAACAGAGTCCAATTCACAGAGCATATTCTAACAACTATGTGAACGAGATGTTATATTCAGGTGGCACTGACCAGATGTGAGGTGTGAGCCTCTTTAAGAGGAATGAGAGATTCTAGAAACTCCCAGAGGATAGGTAGCAGTGCCCTTATGTCACCTAAAAGGATGATCTTACCCCAGGAGAGTGAGGGGGTCGGTGGCCTTGCAGCTATCTCTGTCTACCCTGGGGAGATGGTGGGAATGGACCCAAGTTATTCTTGTTCTTGGAAGCCTTCCCTGAACTCCTGCCTCCTGCAATTCAtgaggttttgtttcttttgtgacATGCTGAGATCAGATGATGGAATGGTCCTGTGCATTGATGTGTGATCCTTGGCAAGTCACCTAACCTTTCAGTCCTCCCTTGCCCTATGAGAGTGAAAATGCTTCCCCAAATGGCTGGAGAATGATCAGGGTACCCTTTCTTCCCACTGCATTTCCCCAGTGTTGACATCATGCCATATCTAAGCCACAGGAACAAGGCAGGCCCCTGACTACTAATACTCCCAGCCCTATATTCCTAAGTCCTTCCGATGTCTGCAGAGTTGCTGTACCAGGTCTGCATGGCACAGGGTGAGCCATGGTGATGGTGGGCACAGGTACATCTACTAGGGAATGTTGCtttctgttaaaaagaaaaaaaaaaaattcaggtccTAAAAAGCCAGAAACTGTCAAGTCTAACCACCTTGTGTCACAGCCAAAACCAAGGTGCAGAGCCCTGGCAGAGAGCCTCCCAGTGTGCCTTGACCCCTGGTCTCCCAGAAGTTAGTTTGACCCTTATTTTTTACATACTCAGGACTACCTGGAAATACTTTCAagggagtgaaaaaaaaaaatagaaatcacaGTTGTCTATAGACATTAATCCCCAAACAGTTACTAGGTGGAAAAAAGTCACAATAATAGGCAAAGACATTTCAATAATGTCAGGAAGTGGAAATATTTACAGAGAAAAGACGGCCAATGCAGAGTGCTTCTTGTTTCTTGGAAGAGTATTGTCCCTTTGTTTGGCTGCTTCAAGTCCTCATTGACCAGTCTTCAGAGAAATGGCTTAAGGCTTTGGATAAAATGGCCACAAGAACCTAGTTCCACCCATTCCTTGGCAAAGGAATCTGACCACCAAAGCTGGCAGGGAGAGCTTTCTTTGTACTGATTCAGGGATCGGTGCTCATTTCCCACAGTGTGTGCAAAGTTGTCTGATATTTGAGATGGAGGTAACTTGTTTAAAACCCTGTGGCATTGCTATTATGGTGCAATTGGGGTAATGCTCCTTCAGGGGTATGTTGTATGAACCTTTATCTAAATCAGGACTTAGGAACTGTGACCTGTTCTCAAAGGCACTTGAAAGATGGAGGAGAGCCAACCTAGATGCAGCAAGGGGAAGGGTTCTCAATGCCTCCGGAAGTGTCGTAGAATCATGGACAGCAGGCCCTCCTGAAGCCAGCCAGTgcacctgtgggtgtctgctcagGTGGAGACCGAGCCTCGGCATGTTGGCAGCTAAACCAACATGTCTGACTCTGCGAGACAGAGTCAGAGGGTGTCTGACTCTTCGAGAATCAGATGGTtaactttcttccttcttttgtgtatgggtgtcttaCTCCATGTAAGTTTGTGTACCATTTGCTTGCCtggtaccttcagaggccaggaggtgttggattccctgggacaGGACTTAGAGAAGGCTCTGAGCtgttgtgtgagtgctgggaattgaaccctcgtcttctggaagaacagccaatgctggtaaccgctgagccatctctctgttaACCTTTTTATAACTGGGACAAAGGATTGAGAGCGTCTGTGAGCTGGATGCTTTTCCCAATGACGCCTCCTAGCAGAGTCAGTGAGTATCAGTTTCAGGGACCTCTCCAGGCAGAAGTGTTGGTGACCTCACAGTGGTTGCTCCCCATTCCTATGTCAAACAAAGAGAACTCATGTAAACATGATGATTTTTAAACTCATCACTTCCTTCCTTGACATTCTAAGCTGTCATGGACAGTGGATTTGGCTTATGAAAATTGGACTTATTTAATAATGGAAGCGGTATGTTTCCTGTTCTCATGGCTTTGACTCAACTTGGAGGCCACTTCCAAGCTAGTGCAGTTAGTCTTGTCTGGAACTTTCCGAACACCCTGGTATCTTAAGGCTCCTGTACTCTGGTTTGGATGACCTGGGGCATTCAGTCTTCATGGAGTGCTGTGATGGACAGGGAATAGGACTGGCTAGACTTTCAGGACCTTTTGTGATCCCTCTAAGAACatgaacttcttcctttccttctactGAGAATTCCCAGTTATGTGCCTTGCAAAATCACATCCCAACATGTCTATCATGGGAATGCAGTACCTGTTACTGAAAACTGAAGGAataccatttaaaaaatttatttatgctTCTTTCATAAATTACATCcccaccacagtttcccctcctgcctctcctcccagctccccacccccaccttccttctcctctgatccacttctctgtttcccttcagaaaagggcaggcctcccagggatatgaaccaagcatggcatatcaagttgcaataacaCTAGGtacctcccctcatattaaggcaggatgaggcaacccagtaagaggaaaagggtccccaaagcaggcaagagtcagacagcccctgctcccactgttaggagtcccacaagaaaaccaagctacacaaaccACAACACATACACAGGCTCTTTGATTGTCACTTGATGCTGTAGGATTGGCATTCATGCCCCGTTTACATGCCCTATCTTGCCTTTGTTTAGAAGACCAGTGGGAAGGGCTTATAGGATGTCTCCATCTCTGTTGTTTTTCCAGATGTTGCATGGCAATTGACAAGCACGAACTTTGAACTCAGTGCTGTTTTCCTGAACAGACATTAAATGATCTGTATTATTAGTGTGTGCCAATAAAACATCAAATTGAGAATCTTGTTCTGTGGAGTAAACATAGTTGCCAAATAGTCTTCCTGTCCCTGCTGCTTTAATTTGAGCACTACTGAAGCCTTTCCCAAAATGTAGACGTGGAGTTCCTCCTGTTTCACTGTCCAGTTGTTTTTGCACTCAGTTCTTCTGGCCAAGGTACCCTGATTGCTAAAGTAGCTCAAGAGATGTTTGCAGGTTGAATGCTAATATTTACAGACCTgatgtgacttttcctggggagatattAAAAGATGTCTCTTCGCCCTGAACTAATGACAGAGCAAAGAAAGTTCCTTACAATGAATGTGGGTGGGAGTTTACTTACAGAACGTGAGCGACTCAAACGCAGATGCAACACTGAAAAGCCTACCCAGTGTGGGTGACCACTCAAAAAGCTGCATATCCAGAGCTCGGTGAACAACGTGCAGGCAACTTGACTGACATGAAAGTCTCCTCTTCCTGGCCATTGTTACACCCTCATCTAACTTTTGGAAGGTGTCtcagtttgcttttctattgctgtgattaaaaaaaataacaaaaaacaaaatggagattaaagagtttatttcaccttatacGTTACAGTTGTAGTCCATCAAGGAATATGTGGTGGGATCAACCAGTAACCCCAGTAGCCCGGAGACCGAAGAAAGAGGGCTGC from Cricetulus griseus strain 17A/GY chromosome 1 unlocalized genomic scaffold, alternate assembly CriGri-PICRH-1.0 chr1_0, whole genome shotgun sequence includes the following:
- the LOC100765453 gene encoding glutathione S-transferase theta-3; its protein translation is MGLELYLDLMSQPCRAVYIFAKKNDIPFQLRTIELLKGQHYTDDFAQVNPLRKVPALKDGDFILAESVAILLYLSRKYKAPDHWYPQDLQARARVDEYLSWQHTALRSCCTRAMWQKMMFPKYLGQPVAPETLAATLAELDRCLQMLEDKFLQNQAFLTGSHISVADLVAVTELMHPVSAGCKIFESRPKLAAWRQRVEAVVGEKLFQEAHAVVLKAKDMPPLMDPTLKEKLKLSLQCLLH
- the LOC100765163 gene encoding D-dopachrome decarboxylase — protein: MPFVELETNLPASRVPAGLEKRLCAATASILDKPEDRVSVTLRPGMTILMNGSTEPCVQLMISSIGVVGTAEQNRNHSSRFFEFLTKELALDQDRIIIRFIPLEPWQIGKKGTVMTFL